AGACCCTAACCGCTGCCGTCGATTCGCCCCTCGGGCTTCGACGGCAGCGGATACTTGGCCACGTACGCTTCCAACGCGTCGATGTCGACGAGTCCCAGATTCCAGCGCATGCCTGGGGCGGCCTTCAATACCTCGAACCCATCGCCACCGTTGGCGATGTACTGGTTGACGGCCACGCGGTAGGTGCGGCCGTCCTCCACGGGTTGCCCCTTCAGCGAGGCGGAGAGCAGACGGCTGCCCACGGGCTTCGAAGCGTCGAACGCGTAGTGGAAGCCCCTGGAAACCTGCAGGAAGCGACCCTCCTTCTCTTCGAGCCCGCTTAATCCGTACTCGAGTGCCGCCTTGATCTCCTTGCCGGTGAGCTCCATCACGATGAGCGTGTTGGCAAACGGTTGGACCTCCACGAGCTTGTCGTAGGTGATCGTCCCGCTTGGCAAGGGGGCGCGGACGCCGCCGCTGTTCACGACGGCGAAGTCGGGGTTGGAGGCCGCGCAGGCCTCGAGCGTCGCGTCCGCTATGAGGTCGCCCATGGCGGATTCGCGGAGCCGTCCCTCCTCGTTGGGCACTCCCGCATCGCTCTTTCCGACGACTTTCCGTGACGCGGCCAGGATCGGCATGCGGAACGCGTCGAGTGCGGACAGGGCGAACGGGTCGTCCGGAATCGACGCGTCGACGACCACCGGCGCGCCGCGCCAAGCCGTGACGGCGCCCTTGGCGTTGAAGTCCACCTGCAGGTGTCCGAGGACCTTCCCCCACTCCCAGCTCGCGACGAGAAGGGTCTTGTTGCCTCCGGGGTTCTGGACGACGGTCGGGTAGGGCCCCTCGCTGGCGGGGAAGTCGGGATTGGCGAACGTTCCGAGCAACGAGTGGCTGTGTCCCCCGACGATCACATCGACCCCGCGGACCGTGGCGGCGACCTTCTTTTCCAGCTCATACCCGAGGTGGCTGAGCAGGATGACCTTGTTGATGCCCTGTGCCGAGAACTGGTCGACCTCCTTCTGCACGTTGCTCATGAGCTCTAGCATCTTGACCGTCGGCCCCGGGCTGCTCACATCGGGAAGTTGCGGTGTGACGGCGCCCACCAGCCCGATGCGTTGGCCGCCGACCACGATCACAACCGAGCGCTTGATCACGTCTTTGAGGTCCGGATCGCCCGAAACGTCGAGGTTGGCCGCGAGCATCGGGAACTGGACGTTGCGTGCAAAGACGCCGAGCGGCTTGGGGCCGAGGTCGAACTCGTGGTTGCCCACGGCCATGGCGCGGTAGCCCATCAGGTTCATAAAGAACGCGTCGGCGAGTCCCTCGTACACCTTGAAGTACATCGTGCCCTGGAAGGTGTCCCCTCCCGAGAGGACCACGGGGTTGGGTTCGGTGGCCGCGAAGCGCATGAGGAGCGTGACGTGCTTCGCATAGCCCCCGTACATGCCTTTGCCGACCTTGACGGGCTCGATGTGACCGTGGAGATCGTCCGTATGGAGCACGGTCAAGGTGTACGACTGGCCGAACGCCAAGGCGGCGACGAGGGAGATCAGGAGGGAGGCGAGACGTCGCATGGCGGCAGTCTACCAAGCGGTGTCCTGAAGTGGGACAGCCCCCTCCGATCCCATTGGGCCGGAGGGGGCGCCGAGCGTTACGACTCCCGTCGGTGGAAGAACGGGTGGTCGGGCGCCCGCGAATGGCACGCGGAACAGGTGTCCAGCGTGCCGACGTGCCCTTGGACGCGGAGCATCTGCTCGTTGTCCTGAGCGGTCACCGTGGGCACGATGGCGTGGGGGCTGTTGTGGCAAACCACGCACTTGACGTTCTTGTGCCCGACCGAATCACGGAACAGCTTGCCGGGTTGTTCGTACTCGTGCCCAGGCACGTGGTGGCAGCTGCCGCAGCGCGGCTCGTCCACCCAGGCCGTTCTAAGCGGACTACCGACGGCTTTCATGTTGCCATGGCAATCTTCGCACTTCATACCACGCGCGTAGTGCACGTCGCGAAGGCACTGCGTCTGGGTGCCCGGGTGGCAGTTGTAGCACGCCTCTTTGGCGGGCCCCGACCGCATCCTGTAGGGCATGGCGCGCTTGGCGTGCGAACTGTGCATCGCCGACGACATGGACGAGACTCCTGGCACTCCCGCCGTCCCGAGCGCTGGGTCGGCGTGGCAGCTTGCGCACAGGACCGGTTTCTGGTTCATCAGGTCCGTCCCGTGTTTGCGGTCGTGCTTCCTTAGAATGTCTCCGGCGACCGTGTCGCCGTTTTGGGGCCGGTGGCAGTAGTCGCAGTGGATCTCCCAGGAGACGGGAATCACCGCGTAGGTCACGTCCTTGACCTGTCCGTTCTGACGGACCTGCACGCGGGCCAGTTGGTACGGGTCGTTCGCTCCCTGATCCGTGATGGGCGTGATTGGGATGCCCGAGGCGATCCAATCACGGTCGGCCGTAGGAGTCATGGAGCCTGTCAGGCCGTTGCCGGTCAGGCCGACATCCAAAGGGAGAGCGACGCCGAACAGGGCCGGAGCGTAGTCCCAGAAGTTGGTCTTGGTGTGACTCACCGTGTTTCCCGGGATCGAATACTCCACGGTCACGCCGGTCGTCAGGATCTTGGGATCTTCGTTCGAACGGTCGATGACGGTCGCCCGCATCGTGTTGTAGGGCGGGAGGATGCAGATCTCCGAGAAGTCGTCGTTGAGACAGTGCATGCCCAGGTCGTTGTAGGCGATGACCAGCTTGTCGCCCAGAATCTGCGGTGCAGCCGGAGGATCGGGACGGTGGCTGCTGACGGATCCAAAGCCGAGCGTGAGCAACCCACCCGACACGATCGCGAGCAACCAGGAATTCGCCTTCCCCTTGCGGGTGGCTCGAGGACTCTCCAACATGATTCAACTCCCTACGGGCCAGGCACGGCCGCCTGATCGCAAAGGGGCTTGTCCCCCCGGACCCCTCTCGATCAACGCAATTGGCTCCGAGTCGAAACTCGTCGCTCGACCCGACCCATACTCGTAAGTGTAACGGCACTTTCGAAAAGATTCGCAGGCATGTTGCGGAGCGATGGAAAACGGGGCGGGTGGCAATGCACGGACTGGGACCGCGAGACGGGAACAAAGTGATCGACTGGGGCAAGACCTCGCAAGACTACGCCCTTCATCGACCGGGGCCCCCGCCGAGCTTGTTTGAACAATTCTTGGAGCTTGGAATCGGCACGGAAGGGCAGCGCCTCCTCGACCTTGGGACTGGGACGGGCGTGATGGCGCGCCAGTTCGCAAGGCAAGGCGCGCTCGTGTCAGGAGTTGACGTTTCTCCAGAACAGATTGCGATGGCCGGCCAACTGGCTGCGGAAGAGGGCTTGGAGGTCGAGTTCCTTCCCCATCCGGCAGAGGCGCTCCCGTGGTCTGGACCGACGTTCGACGTGGCCACGGCGAATCAGTGTTGGCTCTATTTCGATCGAGAGAGGGTTGTAGCGGAGCTTCGGCGAGTTCTGAAACCGGGAGGGAAGCTGGTGACCTCTCACTTCTCGTGGCTCCCCCGGTTGGATGCGATCGCTCGGAGAAGCGAGCAACTGGTCCTCGAGTTCAACCCGGATTGGAGCGCAGCCGATTGGTCGGGCGACGTGCCGAAAGTGCCTTCCTGGGCGGAGCCCGAGTTCGAAGTAGAGGCTATGTTCGTCTACGATGAGCCGATCGCATTCACGCGAGAGAGCTGGCGTGGCCGATTCCGCGCCTGCCGGGGGGTGGGAGCAGTGCTTTCGGAATCAGAGGTCGAGGCGTTCGATGCCGCTCACCACGCCTTGCTGCATGGGACTGCTCCCGAGTCGTTCACCGTCCTGCATCGTTTGGACGCGCACGTTCTCAAGCCGAGGCCCAGGTCCAACTGGGTTTCGAGCCGAGGGATGGTGCCGCATTGATGACGGTCCGTTGGAAGCAGCGATGCTGATCGTTCTCCCCCGCGCTCCCGCGCCACTCGCCCCCCAGGGACCGGAGACTCGGCTGAATGCGGTTTGGCGCGGGCGGCTGGAACGTCGGTTGGAGCTGCCACGCGGCGGGCAGTTGGTTCTGGTCCTGCCGGTGGAGGGGCCGGGCGTGATTTGTCAGGGCGCGGTTCTTCGCAAGGACCGCTACCTACTGCTTGCCCCGGGCGCGGCTGATTCGACCTTGACTCTCGGTGTACCAGCCGGGCCCGCCGAGGTGTTGGTGCTGTGGCTCAGCTCTGGGTTCATCGCCGAGATGGCCGAGAGCCTGGTCATCCCCGCGGGCTTCCAAGAACTGCTGCATGGAGTGGCGCTTCGCAAGGGAGACCCGTTGTCCGCGGCGGCGGCAGAGCTTGCAAAGGCGTGTCTCGAGGGTCGGCATGACGATGCCGAGGAGGCTGGCTTCGATGTGATCGGGGTCGTCCTGAGCCTCATGCGGATTCGGCATGAGGCGATGCTGAGGCTCGCGAGGCATCGGGGCAGCACGTTGGAAGAGTTGCTGCCCCGGCTGATGCTTGCTCGGCAGATGGTCGAGGCTCGCTTCGCCAGCGCGTTCACCACGCGCGCGGTTGCCGACGAGCTCGGGCTCTCCGAGTTTCACTTTGCCCGCCTGTTCCGCGCGGCGTTCGACACGCCCTTGCGGCAGTTCGTCATCGGCCTGCGCCTGGATGCTGCCCGGCGCCTGTTGGAGTCCAGCAAGGGGTCGGTTCTGGAGATCGCGCTCGAGGTGGGCTACTCCAGCCCCAGCTCCTTCACCCACGCGTTCCGCAGGCGATTTGGCGTGCCTCCCGGGGCGTATCGCGACCAGTTCGCCGAGTGAGCAGGATTCGACAAGGACGCCATCGGGCATGCGGTGGATACTGGTCGTAGTGTGTGAGGTGACCCCGATGTCGATTCAAGCGAAGAACGTCAACCATCCAGGCTACCAAGAGCCCCTCAACGAGCAGAAGTACACGCTCATTCGCGATGCGATCCTGGGCGTGGTCCCAGCCGAAGGTGGAATCACCTTCCAGGAGTTGGAGACCGAAGTGACGGCCCACCTCAAGCGGACGAAAGCGCCGATGGAGCTGTTCCCGAAGCCCGGCTCCGTGAGGTGGTACTGTAAGGTCGTGCAGCTCGATCTCGAGGCGCGGGAACTTATCGAACGCGTACCGGGCAAGGTCCCGCTCCAGATCCGCAAACGTTAGCCTCCCGAGGGACACCGACGGCAAACGACAAACCACGAGGGCCCCTCACCCGCTGCCCCCTCTCTCCCAGAGGGGCGAGGGGGGGCGGACCACAACCACAAACCACAAAACGCCTACGCGTCCATCTTCTGGCGAACCAGGGCCAAGGTCGCCTCCTCTCGCTTTGCCGCCTCTGCGTCGATCTCCGCAGCGCGAGCCAAGATACGATCGACGAACGCCTTGTCCTCGACGCCCGAGGAGTTGATCTGCACGTTGAGATGCGCCCCCCGAACGGCGGCTCGGGCGCACAGGGCACCTACTCCCGCATCGCTCACGGAGTTCGGGTTGCCTTCCGCGGCCATGGCTTCCAGCACCTCCATCGAACGGAGCGCAACCTCCATGGTCTGAAGCGGGACCTGCATGGCCTCCTCGGTGCGTCGTTGGATGGCGTCGTGCCGGGCCGCCTGCTCCTCGTCGGTGCCCTTGGGCAGCTTGAAGGCCGCCATGAGGCGGTCGAACGCGCGCGTGTCCTCGTCCACGAGGCGCAGAAGCTCGTCGCAGCACGCCTGGCCGCGCTCGGCCCAGTCGGAAAACTCCTCCCACCGCGCGTCCCAGCCGCGCTTGTGGCTGGAGAGGTTCGCGACCATGGTGCCGAGCGCCGCACCGAGGGCGCCGGCCAGAGCGGCGACCGAGCCACCGCCGGGCGCCGGTGATTCGGAAGCGACGGTGTAGGCGAACTGGCGCACGTCCAAATCCACGAGGTTCTTCAGGCCGCGGTCCCGCATCGCGTACTCGATGATCCGCTCCTGGGGGTCGAAGGGATCCAGTTCGTCCAAGCCCATGGTTTTGACCGCGATCCGGATCAATTCATCGTTGGGCAGGCCGGTGGAGCGCTGCTGCTTCTTCAGGAAGTGTCGCCCGGCCGCAAGCATCGCCTCGAGGGGGACAAGCCCGACGAGTTCGGAACCGGTGACCCGCATCCCCCGCTCGCCGGCCTTCTCGCAGCACACTTCGTACACGGTGTGGAGCGGCGTCTCGCGCAGGTTGGTGAGGTTGATCGAGACTTGAGCGAAACCGTACTCCTCGATGAACCACCCGATCGCCTTCGTGCTTTTGAGCGCGCCCGGCTCGTACACGGGATGGCCCTCGGCATCGCGCACGATCTCGCCCGTGAGCGGGTCGCCCTCGCGCTTGACGCGTCCGCGCTCGCGGATGTCGAACGCCACGGCGTTGGCGCGGCGCGCGGAGGTCGTGTTGAGGTTCACGTTGTAGGCGATGAGGAAATCGCGCGCGCCGACGGCGGTGGCCCCGGTCTTGGGCTGGAAGGTCGCGGGGCCGAAGTCGGGCTTCCACCGCGGGTCCTTGAGGCGCTCGGGTAGGGCCTCGTACTCGCCCGCGCGGACCGACGAGAGCTCCTTTCGCTCCTCGCTTGTGGCCGCCTCGCCGTAGAGGAAGATGCTCAACCCCAGCTCCTTGCCCAGGCGTTTGCCCAGCGCCCGAGCGTGCTCCGCGACCTCCTCCATAGAGATGCCCGAAATGGGGATCAGGGGGCACACATCCATCGCGCCGAAGCGGGGATGCTCGCCGGAGTGGCGCGCCATGTCGATGCGCTCGGAACCCACCTTCGCGGCCTGGAACGCCGCTTCGCAAACCGCCTCGGGAGCTCCTGCGAAGGTGAAGACCGTGCGGTTCGTGGACTTGCCGGGATCGACGTTGAGAAGC
This is a stretch of genomic DNA from Fimbriimonadaceae bacterium. It encodes these proteins:
- a CDS encoding 5'-nucleotidase/apyrase family protein → MRRLASLLISLVAALAFGQSYTLTVLHTDDLHGHIEPVKVGKGMYGGYAKHVTLLMRFAATEPNPVVLSGGDTFQGTMYFKVYEGLADAFFMNLMGYRAMAVGNHEFDLGPKPLGVFARNVQFPMLAANLDVSGDPDLKDVIKRSVVIVVGGQRIGLVGAVTPQLPDVSSPGPTVKMLELMSNVQKEVDQFSAQGINKVILLSHLGYELEKKVAATVRGVDVIVGGHSHSLLGTFANPDFPASEGPYPTVVQNPGGNKTLLVASWEWGKVLGHLQVDFNAKGAVTAWRGAPVVVDASIPDDPFALSALDAFRMPILAASRKVVGKSDAGVPNEEGRLRESAMGDLIADATLEACAASNPDFAVVNSGGVRAPLPSGTITYDKLVEVQPFANTLIVMELTGKEIKAALEYGLSGLEEKEGRFLQVSRGFHYAFDASKPVGSRLLSASLKGQPVEDGRTYRVAVNQYIANGGDGFEVLKAAPGMRWNLGLVDIDALEAYVAKYPLPSKPEGRIDGSG
- a CDS encoding cytochrome c family protein; the protein is MLESPRATRKGKANSWLLAIVSGGLLTLGFGSVSSHRPDPPAAPQILGDKLVIAYNDLGMHCLNDDFSEICILPPYNTMRATVIDRSNEDPKILTTGVTVEYSIPGNTVSHTKTNFWDYAPALFGVALPLDVGLTGNGLTGSMTPTADRDWIASGIPITPITDQGANDPYQLARVQVRQNGQVKDVTYAVIPVSWEIHCDYCHRPQNGDTVAGDILRKHDRKHGTDLMNQKPVLCASCHADPALGTAGVPGVSSMSSAMHSSHAKRAMPYRMRSGPAKEACYNCHPGTQTQCLRDVHYARGMKCEDCHGNMKAVGSPLRTAWVDEPRCGSCHHVPGHEYEQPGKLFRDSVGHKNVKCVVCHNSPHAIVPTVTAQDNEQMLRVQGHVGTLDTCSACHSRAPDHPFFHRRES
- a CDS encoding class I SAM-dependent methyltransferase: MFEQFLELGIGTEGQRLLDLGTGTGVMARQFARQGALVSGVDVSPEQIAMAGQLAAEEGLEVEFLPHPAEALPWSGPTFDVATANQCWLYFDRERVVAELRRVLKPGGKLVTSHFSWLPRLDAIARRSEQLVLEFNPDWSAADWSGDVPKVPSWAEPEFEVEAMFVYDEPIAFTRESWRGRFRACRGVGAVLSESEVEAFDAAHHALLHGTAPESFTVLHRLDAHVLKPRPRSNWVSSRGMVPH
- a CDS encoding AraC family transcriptional regulator; this encodes MLIVLPRAPAPLAPQGPETRLNAVWRGRLERRLELPRGGQLVLVLPVEGPGVICQGAVLRKDRYLLLAPGAADSTLTLGVPAGPAEVLVLWLSSGFIAEMAESLVIPAGFQELLHGVALRKGDPLSAAAAELAKACLEGRHDDAEEAGFDVIGVVLSLMRIRHEAMLRLARHRGSTLEELLPRLMLARQMVEARFASAFTTRAVADELGLSEFHFARLFRAAFDTPLRQFVIGLRLDAARRLLESSKGSVLEIALEVGYSSPSSFTHAFRRRFGVPPGAYRDQFAE
- the ftcD gene encoding glutamate formimidoyltransferase — protein: MSEPLIECVPNFSEGRDPAVIQAIADAVSAVEGATLLNVDPGKSTNRTVFTFAGAPEAVCEAAFQAAKVGSERIDMARHSGEHPRFGAMDVCPLIPISGISMEEVAEHARALGKRLGKELGLSIFLYGEAATSEERKELSSVRAGEYEALPERLKDPRWKPDFGPATFQPKTGATAVGARDFLIAYNVNLNTTSARRANAVAFDIRERGRVKREGDPLTGEIVRDAEGHPVYEPGALKSTKAIGWFIEEYGFAQVSINLTNLRETPLHTVYEVCCEKAGERGMRVTGSELVGLVPLEAMLAAGRHFLKKQQRSTGLPNDELIRIAVKTMGLDELDPFDPQERIIEYAMRDRGLKNLVDLDVRQFAYTVASESPAPGGGSVAALAGALGAALGTMVANLSSHKRGWDARWEEFSDWAERGQACCDELLRLVDEDTRAFDRLMAAFKLPKGTDEEQAARHDAIQRRTEEAMQVPLQTMEVALRSMEVLEAMAAEGNPNSVSDAGVGALCARAAVRGAHLNVQINSSGVEDKAFVDRILARAAEIDAEAAKREEATLALVRQKMDA